A stretch of DNA from Spirosoma endbachense:
NNNNCAACGCATCGATGGCGTTGGCTATTTTCTAGCCGTCCAATTAAACGCCCAAATTTATGAGCAGATACATACGTCTTCGTCTCAGGCAGGAGCTTATTCATGAACGTTTTCTCGTCTCACTGGGGAGCCTTTTTTGAGAAAGCCGTTGAGAAGGGTACCCAGTAAAGCAACTGGCTTTACCTCATGGAAGAGAGGTTTATGCGAAATCAAACCTCATCTAATTCTAACGGCAAACAGTTGGCTCACTTACCAGTAAAATGGCATAATAGCCCCCTTAATTTGTCGCATTCCGCTAGGGCTCCTTTACTAAAGCAGTCCTAGCTTTGTGACCCTCAATCAGCAAGATGAGAAAGCTAGTTTTATTCGCCCACATCTCCCTAGATGGCTTTGCCGCTGACATCCACGGCGGCCTGGGTTTCTTATCCTACAATCAGGAGCTCCAACAATTCGCTGATGAACTGGTAAAAACCGTAGGCGTGCCGGTTTACGGCAAGCATACCTATCAGTTAATGGCAGGCTACTGGCCTACCGTTTTAGCCGACCCAACGGCCAGCCAACACGAACTTGACCATGCACGATGGGTGGAGCAGATTCCCAAAATCGTTTTTTCCACTACCCTGCCCAGTGCGGACTGGCTTAACACCAGGTTGATCAAAGACAACGTGGTCGATGAGATCACCCAACTCAAACAGCAACCCGGCAAAGACCTGGTGATTTTCGGCAGCCCTGGCCTAGCCAAAAGTTTCATGCATCTGGGCCTGATTGATGAATATAAATTAATGCTGCATCCGGTCCTACTCGGGGAAGGGATCCGTCTATTTGCCAGCTCATCACCCATGAATAAGTTGAGGTTATTAGAGTCAAAAACGCTCGGTTCGGGGGTAGTGACACTGCATTACGCGGCTCAATAACCAGCTAGAAAAGGCCCCTTAAGCTGTACCCATTGTCTGTTCATCACTCATCGCATTTTACTCCATTCATTGATCCCTTATGAGCGCAGTTGAGAATAAACACCTGATGGAAACGATTTTCTCTGAATTAGCAACGGGCAATGATCAGCCCTTTCTGGAGGCGATGGCCGACGATATGCAATGGAGGTGGATGGGAAGTGGTCAATGGGCAAAGACCTTTCAGGGAAAACAGGCCGTAGTGAATGAGCTATGGGGGTCGGTGAAGACGACTTTACGTCCCCCTTATAAGGCGACTGCTAGGCGTATTATAGCGGAAGGGGAGTACGTGGTGGTCGAAGCAATTGGTGATAACATGACGCCTGATGGCAAGCTGTATAACAATCGCTACTGCTGGGTGTGCCGTATGGGAGAGGGTAAACTACGAGCGATCAATGAGTATATGGATACGGAACTGGTGACCATGACTTTTCAATCGTAGCCGTTGACTGAACCTCACATGAACTGAGTCAAAAATCAAGAAATGGAGCGTTTTTGGATAATTTGCAAAACAGATTTACCAAACCAAAAATATCCATTCCTGTCTCGTATTCCTGTTCAACTATAATAATAGGTCTACTGATTTATTGGATCTTTATTAGAGATGGTGACGGAGAAATCCCAATAGGGCTACAAAGAGGACAGAGCCAATCCAAATCAACCAGAAAACGATTCTTTTTCGTTTGGTTACCTCAAAACAGTATAATGGAGTTAAGCCGGTTTGTCTATCGACTTTTAAGTAATTGAAAAGCAGATAGTATAAAGTCCCAAAGATAGTTCCCGTTAAAAAGTTGACGTGGTACTTCTGTATTCCACCCGTAGTGAGCTTCGACTGAATAAGCCAGAGGATTGCCCAGTAGCCTCCTACTAGCATACAAAAGAATCCCAAACTCAATTGCAGGAGTGTACTAAACCAGGGCAGGTTATTATTTCTGCCAATTTTTTGGTCCCGCTGGTGGAGTTGGAAAAAGGTATAGAAATACTGGTATAGAAATTCCATCGGTTGACATTGCCCAGTTAGATAAATGCACCGAACTTAGATTTATCATATAAAATGATGGAAGGTGAAAGCAAGTCAGTATGCCTCAAATTTTAAGGATGAGGATTCAATACTAGCCAACCTTAAAGCCTAAGGCATGGATAACCTTGAAACATCATTGTTACAGAATCATATAATGAGGAGGGTATTTTGAGATTCAGCAGGTAGTCATTCTGTCGTCTTCTCTATAATCGGAGTTCTCGTTCCAAGGGGCAGCCGTATTGAAGCCGCCAATCAGCTTTTTGTATAATTTAACTTATTGCCGCTTAATGCTGACGACTTATAGCCTCTAAAATGCGCCGAGTTTTGCCTGGTGGAAAAAGCGAATTAGGTGTAAATGGCTAGGGCACTAATGATATTGGAGGAAATTAAGCGATTTATCTTGTCGGTAAACAGCAATTCAGCTGGCGGCAAGATTTCCGCTTTGTTGTAAATTGCAGCACTTACCCGCTTAATTCGCGCTCATGACCACTACCGGGCTCCACGCTCTTTATCAGGAGCTCTCGCTTTGCACCGGCCTCGACCTGCATCAACTGCTACCTCAGGATATTCAGCACGAGGTCGGCCAAGTCAATGCGTTCCACTTGGCGGACCTCTGGCGGTCGACCCAACTACAGCCCGATACGCCCTACCCCATCCCCTCTTTTTACAAAATCAGTTTAGTGAGCACCCCCAGCCGGGCCGAGTGCGCCGACAAAACCATCGAGGTTGCCCCCGATGCGTTGGTGTTTTTAACGCCCAAGGTGTCATTTCAGTGGCGACCCACCCAGGCACAGCAAGGCCAATTCTGCATCTTCACGGCCGAGTTTCTCCTACCCATCCTTGGGGGACTCACGCCTGGCGAAATGCCCTTGTTCAAGGAGGACGGGTATCTAGTATTTCAACTAACACCGACCCAAAAGGCGCGGGCTGCGGCTATTTTCGTCCAGATCCATGAAGAACTGGCCTCCGATTATGCCCACAAATACGACCTGCTACGAGCCTATGTGGTAGAACTACTGCACATGGGTCAGAAGCAGCAGGCCAACACGCTGCGTCAACCCGCCCACTCAGCCAAGGCCCGGCTCACCGCGCGCTTCGTGGAATTGCTAGAGCGGCAGTTTCCGCTCACTACCCCCCAGCAGCGCGTGCCGCTGCGTACGGCGAAAGATTTTGCCGCTCGCTTAGCCGTGCATGTTAATCACTTGAATAAGGTGCTTAAGGAACGCACCGGCCAAACGACTTCTGAGCTGATCGGCGGGCGACTCGTGCAGGAAGCCAAAGTGCTGCTACGCCAGTCCGACTGGACGCTTTGGGAAATTGCGGACAGTCTGGGTTTTGTGGACGTGGCTCATTTTTCGCACTTTTTCCGCCGCTACGTCAGTGTCAGTCCGGGTACATTCCGGACAGGGGAAGCCGTCGTGATTTGATTCCTACAAAAAGTTGATTGGCGGCTACAATACGGCTGCCCCCTACGCAGGGGACCTTTGTGGTGTTGACTACAACCCCAATCGTTTCACCTATGAGTACATCTAAAATCGCGTTAATTACCGGCGGCAGCCGGGGCTTGGGTAGGGATATGGCCTTGAAGTTAGCTCAGCAGGGCATCGATATCATCTTGACTTACCGCCGACAGCAGACCGAAGCCGCGGCCGTAGTGGCCGACATCGAAGCGTTAGGATGTCGCGCTGTGGCCTTGGCCCTAAACGTGGCCGACTTGAGCACGTTTGCGTTGTTTTTTACCCAACTCACGAGGGTACTGACCGATACGTTCGGGACCGATCGGTTCGACTTTCTGCTTAACAACGCGGGTACCAGTCTGAATGCGTCGATTACGGAGACGACCGAGGCCCAATTTGATGAGATGCTCAACGTGCACCTCAAAGGTGTGTTTTTCTTCACGCAGCGAGCTCTACCCCTGCTGCGCAACGGTGGCCGCATCATCAACATTTCTTCGTCGACTACCCGGAGCTCCTTTGCGGGCGTTTCGGCCTACGCGGCGATGAAAGGAGCGGTGGAAGTTTTTACGCGCTATTTAGCCCTTGAATTGGGCAGTCGGGGTATTGCGGCTAATTCGATTGCCCCGGGTGCGATCTTTAATTGCGGGGATATAACGGATACGCCCGAGGTACGGGCCTGGGTGGCTCAGTCCACTGCTTTGGGCCGCGTTGCTGAGCCGGATGACATCGGCGGTATCGCTTCTTTTCTGTGTACCGATGCGGCCCGGTGGCTGAATGGCCAACGCATAGAGGCCACGGGCGGTATAGCCTTATAGAAGTACTAAGCGGACTAATTTCGAACCATCAATGGGGTTTCAAAAGCACGCAGTCGCTGGACCAACTAGTAACTGCGTACTTTTGAAACCCCATTGATGTATCACAAATGAGCGATTTGTGAGAATGTTCACGTTTAAACTAGCTGCTGAAATTTTTGTAGACTGGCTACCCTAGTATCGATTCTTATCCCAAATGAGAAGCAGAAATAGATCAACTGCTATCAATGACCAGCAGAGAGTCAGCGCATTTATCCATTCGAGGAACAATCTAAAAAAACGCTTTC
This window harbors:
- a CDS encoding dihydrofolate reductase family protein, which translates into the protein MRKLVLFAHISLDGFAADIHGGLGFLSYNQELQQFADELVKTVGVPVYGKHTYQLMAGYWPTVLADPTASQHELDHARWVEQIPKIVFSTTLPSADWLNTRLIKDNVVDEITQLKQQPGKDLVIFGSPGLAKSFMHLGLIDEYKLMLHPVLLGEGIRLFASSSPMNKLRLLESKTLGSGVVTLHYAAQ
- a CDS encoding nuclear transport factor 2 family protein, which encodes MSAVENKHLMETIFSELATGNDQPFLEAMADDMQWRWMGSGQWAKTFQGKQAVVNELWGSVKTTLRPPYKATARRIIAEGEYVVVEAIGDNMTPDGKLYNNRYCWVCRMGEGKLRAINEYMDTELVTMTFQS
- a CDS encoding helix-turn-helix domain-containing protein; the encoded protein is MTTTGLHALYQELSLCTGLDLHQLLPQDIQHEVGQVNAFHLADLWRSTQLQPDTPYPIPSFYKISLVSTPSRAECADKTIEVAPDALVFLTPKVSFQWRPTQAQQGQFCIFTAEFLLPILGGLTPGEMPLFKEDGYLVFQLTPTQKARAAAIFVQIHEELASDYAHKYDLLRAYVVELLHMGQKQQANTLRQPAHSAKARLTARFVELLERQFPLTTPQQRVPLRTAKDFAARLAVHVNHLNKVLKERTGQTTSELIGGRLVQEAKVLLRQSDWTLWEIADSLGFVDVAHFSHFFRRYVSVSPGTFRTGEAVVI
- a CDS encoding SDR family NAD(P)-dependent oxidoreductase, which produces MSTSKIALITGGSRGLGRDMALKLAQQGIDIILTYRRQQTEAAAVVADIEALGCRAVALALNVADLSTFALFFTQLTRVLTDTFGTDRFDFLLNNAGTSLNASITETTEAQFDEMLNVHLKGVFFFTQRALPLLRNGGRIINISSSTTRSSFAGVSAYAAMKGAVEVFTRYLALELGSRGIAANSIAPGAIFNCGDITDTPEVRAWVAQSTALGRVAEPDDIGGIASFLCTDAARWLNGQRIEATGGIAL